One genomic segment of Pantoea eucalypti includes these proteins:
- a CDS encoding MerR family transcriptional regulator codes for MPHHTTDTVCGLVGVLPETLRRWRRAGLITPPGPAGYSDNQLTRALCVREMTSGGHTLFDIHTAINWPNVALSGGWACREEDILQLLANNPDADIDRELQMMNTDYCGDDYVNCYLRPLNLWLRADLSDGADMRLQRFHAAVVAQWERLSLAARRRSTVPLFLEAVSVTDETEIWMEAIRLNGQGFRVEVAAVASGQPAVAQCRFEHHLMWCGDGISASMKAAFNASLEAGKPIMLTGTNIDLQSQNNLIFASA; via the coding sequence ATGCCTCACCACACTACCGACACCGTATGTGGCCTTGTCGGTGTTCTTCCTGAAACTCTGCGTCGCTGGCGCCGTGCCGGGCTAATCACGCCACCGGGTCCTGCTGGCTACTCAGATAATCAGCTCACGCGTGCGCTATGTGTGCGTGAAATGACGTCAGGAGGTCATACGTTGTTCGATATCCATACGGCAATTAACTGGCCCAACGTGGCACTGTCAGGCGGGTGGGCTTGTCGCGAAGAGGATATTTTGCAGTTGCTGGCCAATAATCCAGATGCTGATATCGATCGCGAACTTCAAATGATGAACACCGACTACTGTGGTGACGATTACGTTAATTGCTACCTGCGACCCCTTAACCTCTGGCTGCGCGCTGACCTGAGTGATGGAGCGGATATGCGTCTGCAACGCTTTCATGCCGCGGTTGTCGCGCAATGGGAGCGCCTGTCTCTGGCAGCCCGTCGACGCAGCACGGTTCCCTTGTTCCTGGAAGCGGTCAGCGTTACAGATGAAACAGAGATCTGGATGGAGGCGATACGGCTTAATGGACAGGGTTTTCGGGTTGAAGTGGCCGCAGTCGCTTCTGGTCAACCCGCCGTGGCACAATGTCGTTTTGAACATCATCTGATGTGGTGTGGTGATGGGATTAGTGCCTCAATGAAGGCGGCATTCAATGCCAGTCTTGAAGCGGGTAAACCCATCATGCTGACTGGCACTAACATCGATTTGCAGTCGCAAAATAATCTTATCTTTGCCAGCGCCTGA